The DNA segment ACACATcagtatattttagataataataTTATCTGAAAAATGGAAACGTGTCATGTGGCTAATAATAATGACCATCACTTGCGTCTCCCTTTTATCTTTCTCCTCCTTCGCAATCATTAAAGTACAATTATATAATCttaaatctttttatttaaattccgAAAAGACAGATAAAGTAACAGGCGGAGGTAGACAAAAGAGAGAACGAAAAACAGAACATAGATTCGTTTCTTCGTCTTCCTTTGTAATTTTAGAATCTAAAAAgagaaacttttttaaaaatctaaacagAGAAGAAGGTTGAATGGCAAGACCCAACAACAAACACACTACCATTAACTACAGCCACATCCTCCAAAAGGATCCATCTTCTTCCTCCCCTGCTTCTTATTCCTCTGTTGCTCGTTCCAATGGCCGCATGCTCGTCCTCACCAAACCTTCCCCGAAGCCCCTCAAATCTTCCGTCACTACACCTCCTCCGAAGACTCCGGATCAACCCATCTCTGATCCAGATCCGAATCAGATCTCTCTCCGTCCCTTAGGTCACACCGGACCTGGTTCCTCGCTTTCGTTTCCAGCTCGGACCTCGGAACCGGATAAAACCGTAGCTGCTCCGGCTCCGTTGTCCGTTTCCCCGAAGCCTGACCGGTTTGTCCCTCCGCATCTTAGGCCAGGGTTTGTTCGGAAAGACGAGAAACCTGGACTCGCTTCTTCTTCGATTCTGGGATTGCCTCACCAGGAACAGCAACAGCCGCGGCAGGGGTATTCCGGGTATGGACACACCGGCCGACCCAAATCGGGCGGGTATATTCGATCCGATCCAGAATACTTGGGTCGACCGAGATCTAGCGGGAACCGACCCGGCACCTCTGGATGATGATGGTATGTTTTATCACTCTCTGGCTGGCTCTCTGCTCACGTTTTAGCTAACTTATGATCATAACCTCAGTGTGGTTGTAAGTTTCTTTAAGATTGTCTTGCACGTTTTAGATTGGAAACGTGATTCTGAAGATGGTTTGGTCTTTTTTTGCCTTATCATGAGCACTCTAATGTTAACTTCGTTTGACCGAAGAGAAGTTGTCAAATATAAATCTTACTTGTTTTGTCCCTGATGGTTTTAGTTCTTTCCTTCTTTTCTTGGTTTTGTGT comes from the Brassica napus cultivar Da-Ae chromosome A7, Da-Ae, whole genome shotgun sequence genome and includes:
- the BNAC06G15360D gene encoding uncharacterized protein BNAC06G15360D, producing the protein MARPNNKHTTINYSHILQKDPSSSSPASYSSVARSNGRMLVLTKPSPKPLKSSVTTPPPKTPDQPISDPDPNQISLRPLGHTGPGSSLSFPARTSEPDKTVAAPAPLSVSPKPDRFVPPHLRPGFVRKDEKPGLASSSILGLPHQEQQQPRQGYSGYGHTGRPKSGGYIRSDPEYLGRPRSSGNRPGTSG